From Mya arenaria isolate MELC-2E11 chromosome 12, ASM2691426v1, the proteins below share one genomic window:
- the LOC128210969 gene encoding uncoordinated protein 58-like isoform X1 has product MQISIAWQIITRVFEERINIIRFCFYQLLDIYQSEDTRLLYKPEGSMDADDGHLSVSMAGSTDTLATDVTISSEKLTQPEGCLGKTKRVAQAVYKAARSLVGLIIILIAYTALGAAIFMAVESYHEQKYKSNITDIRKNLITQLVQSVNQVQDVNKFRADTSKLLVDYESAIREAIKNDVTTDSTVEVWTYWGSLFFVWTVYTTIGYGNIYPVTGIGRVLTIVYASVGIPLALLLLAELGKVFTRGLKFLWAFVRRYYYTGYFRKVRSTLQDKYQVTKSDFKKTRSSSAPALVEQAHVEAGEADSLKAKSLQSLDDEAAAAAAGQRSRSSSKVVYGYEVDDEFNLPISIAIGILFVYIMLGATMYTIWEDWTFIESFYFVFVSLSTIGFGDVLPAHQKFFIISSIYMFVGLSLVSMCINVAIEFFNSMSKRAKQKMGEAKRKIGDKVNQASKNAREKVSGMKNNIKDETSRLRQKTDARLTNLKTNITDETSKFKHKTDKAFTGIKTNISNETTRFKKRADEKFRKRGSTPDGGSPANISREKVATVDIPEDIPAADDTYNSTGDVQSTTSENPISPKRRTDGKRMAPTPPTSPKKSQTK; this is encoded by the exons aggACACTCGTCTCCTGTACAAACCTGAAGGGTCGATGGACGCGGACGACGGTCATTTGTCGGTGTCAATGGCCGGGAGTACGGACACATTGGCCACTGACGTCACCATTTCCTCGGAAAAGCTGACCCAGCCCGAGGGATGCCTTGGAAAGACTAAAAGAGTAGCCCAGGCCGTCTACAAGGCGGCGCGGTCCTTGGTGGGGCTTATCATCATTCTTATAGCGTACACTGCGCTCGGCGCCGCCATATTTATGGCCGTGGAATCATATCATGAGCAAAAATACAAATCCAACATTACGGATATTAGAAAGAATCTAATTACTCAATTAGTACAGTCAGTGAATCAGGTCCAAGACGTGAACAAGTTCAGGGCGGACACAAGCAAGCTCTTAGTGGACTATGAATCGGCGATCCGGGAGGCGATTAAGAATGATGTGACCACGGACTCCACAGTAGAGGTGTGGACGTACTGGGGCAGCCTGTTCTTCGTATGGACAGTCTATACCACTATAG GTTACGGGAACATCTACCCAGTTACGGGTATCGGGCGTGTGTTGACGATCGTGTATGCAAGTGTGGGGATCCCCCTGGCGCTCTTATTGCTGGCGGAACTGGGGAAAGTGTTCACCCGCGGTCTAAAGTTCCTGTGGGCGTTCGTAAGGAGGTACTACTACACCGGATACTTCCGGAAGGTCCGCTCAACGCTGCAGGATAAATATCAG GTTACGAAGTCGGACTTTAAGAAGACACGAAGCTCCAGCGCCCCTGCCCTCGTGGAACAGGCGCACGTTGAAGCGGGAGAGGCGGATAGCCTGAAGGCAAAGAGCCTCCAAAGTCTTGACGACGAGGCGGCCGCAGCCGCGGCGGGGCAGCGCAGTCGCAGTAGTTCCAAGGTGGTGTATGGGTACGAGGTGGACGATGAGTTTAACCTTCCAATCAGTATTGCAATCGGTATcctgtttgtttacatcatgCTGGGGGCAACAATGTACACGATATGGGAGGACTGGACATTTATAGAGTCATTCTACTTTGTATTTGTGTCTCTTTCAACCATTGGCTTCGGTGATGTTTTACCTGCACATCAGAAGTTTTTCATTATCTCATCGATATACATGTTTGTCGGTCTGTCATTGGTTTCTATGTGTATCAATGTCGCGATTGAGTTTTTCAACAGTATGTCCAAAAGGGCTAAGCAGAAAATGGGCGAGGCAAAAAGAAAGATAGGTGATAAGGTAAACCAGGCAAGCAAAAATGCGCGGGAAAAAGTATCAggtatgaaaaacaatatcaaagatgaAACAAGCAGGTTAAGGCAGAAGACGGATGCACGTCTCACTAAcctcaaaacaaacattactgATGAAACATCCAAGTTCAAACATAAGACTGACAAAGCGTTTACTGGTATTAAAACTAACATATCAAACGAAACAACCAGATTTAAAAAGCGAGCAGATGAGAAATTCAGAAAAAGAGGGTCAACTCCGGACGGCGGTAGCCCAGCAAATATTTCCAGAGAAAAAGTAGCAACTGTAGACATTCCCGAAGACATACCTGCCGCCGACGACACATATAATTCAACTGGTGACGTCCAGTCAACCACCAGTGAAAATCCAATATCACCTAAACGCCGAACGGATGGTAAGAGAATGGCCCCAACACCGCCTACATCACCTAAAAAATCCCAAACCAAGTAA
- the LOC128210969 gene encoding uncoordinated protein 58-like isoform X2, with translation MATVSTGDGDDLLDDSSRLETEGQEDTRLLYKPEGSMDADDGHLSVSMAGSTDTLATDVTISSEKLTQPEGCLGKTKRVAQAVYKAARSLVGLIIILIAYTALGAAIFMAVESYHEQKYKSNITDIRKNLITQLVQSVNQVQDVNKFRADTSKLLVDYESAIREAIKNDVTTDSTVEVWTYWGSLFFVWTVYTTIGYGNIYPVTGIGRVLTIVYASVGIPLALLLLAELGKVFTRGLKFLWAFVRRYYYTGYFRKVRSTLQDKYQVTKSDFKKTRSSSAPALVEQAHVEAGEADSLKAKSLQSLDDEAAAAAAGQRSRSSSKVVYGYEVDDEFNLPISIAIGILFVYIMLGATMYTIWEDWTFIESFYFVFVSLSTIGFGDVLPAHQKFFIISSIYMFVGLSLVSMCINVAIEFFNSMSKRAKQKMGEAKRKIGDKVNQASKNAREKVSGMKNNIKDETSRLRQKTDARLTNLKTNITDETSKFKHKTDKAFTGIKTNISNETTRFKKRADEKFRKRGSTPDGGSPANISREKVATVDIPEDIPAADDTYNSTGDVQSTTSENPISPKRRTDGKRMAPTPPTSPKKSQTK, from the exons aggACACTCGTCTCCTGTACAAACCTGAAGGGTCGATGGACGCGGACGACGGTCATTTGTCGGTGTCAATGGCCGGGAGTACGGACACATTGGCCACTGACGTCACCATTTCCTCGGAAAAGCTGACCCAGCCCGAGGGATGCCTTGGAAAGACTAAAAGAGTAGCCCAGGCCGTCTACAAGGCGGCGCGGTCCTTGGTGGGGCTTATCATCATTCTTATAGCGTACACTGCGCTCGGCGCCGCCATATTTATGGCCGTGGAATCATATCATGAGCAAAAATACAAATCCAACATTACGGATATTAGAAAGAATCTAATTACTCAATTAGTACAGTCAGTGAATCAGGTCCAAGACGTGAACAAGTTCAGGGCGGACACAAGCAAGCTCTTAGTGGACTATGAATCGGCGATCCGGGAGGCGATTAAGAATGATGTGACCACGGACTCCACAGTAGAGGTGTGGACGTACTGGGGCAGCCTGTTCTTCGTATGGACAGTCTATACCACTATAG GTTACGGGAACATCTACCCAGTTACGGGTATCGGGCGTGTGTTGACGATCGTGTATGCAAGTGTGGGGATCCCCCTGGCGCTCTTATTGCTGGCGGAACTGGGGAAAGTGTTCACCCGCGGTCTAAAGTTCCTGTGGGCGTTCGTAAGGAGGTACTACTACACCGGATACTTCCGGAAGGTCCGCTCAACGCTGCAGGATAAATATCAG GTTACGAAGTCGGACTTTAAGAAGACACGAAGCTCCAGCGCCCCTGCCCTCGTGGAACAGGCGCACGTTGAAGCGGGAGAGGCGGATAGCCTGAAGGCAAAGAGCCTCCAAAGTCTTGACGACGAGGCGGCCGCAGCCGCGGCGGGGCAGCGCAGTCGCAGTAGTTCCAAGGTGGTGTATGGGTACGAGGTGGACGATGAGTTTAACCTTCCAATCAGTATTGCAATCGGTATcctgtttgtttacatcatgCTGGGGGCAACAATGTACACGATATGGGAGGACTGGACATTTATAGAGTCATTCTACTTTGTATTTGTGTCTCTTTCAACCATTGGCTTCGGTGATGTTTTACCTGCACATCAGAAGTTTTTCATTATCTCATCGATATACATGTTTGTCGGTCTGTCATTGGTTTCTATGTGTATCAATGTCGCGATTGAGTTTTTCAACAGTATGTCCAAAAGGGCTAAGCAGAAAATGGGCGAGGCAAAAAGAAAGATAGGTGATAAGGTAAACCAGGCAAGCAAAAATGCGCGGGAAAAAGTATCAggtatgaaaaacaatatcaaagatgaAACAAGCAGGTTAAGGCAGAAGACGGATGCACGTCTCACTAAcctcaaaacaaacattactgATGAAACATCCAAGTTCAAACATAAGACTGACAAAGCGTTTACTGGTATTAAAACTAACATATCAAACGAAACAACCAGATTTAAAAAGCGAGCAGATGAGAAATTCAGAAAAAGAGGGTCAACTCCGGACGGCGGTAGCCCAGCAAATATTTCCAGAGAAAAAGTAGCAACTGTAGACATTCCCGAAGACATACCTGCCGCCGACGACACATATAATTCAACTGGTGACGTCCAGTCAACCACCAGTGAAAATCCAATATCACCTAAACGCCGAACGGATGGTAAGAGAATGGCCCCAACACCGCCTACATCACCTAAAAAATCCCAAACCAAGTAA